A region from the Desulfovermiculus halophilus DSM 18834 genome encodes:
- a CDS encoding type II TA system antitoxin MqsA family protein encodes MNEMCCPKCASRMELKELHKRTTIKGVDVAYPCRAYVCPGCGLEAGTVRTAGDAQRAAADAYRAKAGLLTGREIKSLREAQGVSQRELAEDLQVGIASIKRWETGAVQSESKDKLLRLRLLGDESSTCTGDRESGLHDLLDKLIKFRDERDWAQFQTPKNLAVSVSLEAAELLEHFQWSTEDRDIPPDKREAMAEEVADILIYLLLFAHRLGIDPVQAAQDKIEKNAQKYPADLVRGKSDKYTTY; translated from the coding sequence ATGAACGAGATGTGCTGCCCCAAATGCGCCAGCCGGATGGAGCTCAAAGAGCTGCACAAGCGCACGACCATCAAGGGGGTTGATGTTGCGTATCCCTGCAGGGCGTATGTATGCCCGGGATGCGGTCTGGAAGCAGGGACGGTCCGGACCGCCGGAGATGCGCAGCGGGCTGCGGCCGATGCCTACCGGGCCAAGGCCGGCCTTTTGACCGGCCGGGAGATCAAGTCCCTGCGGGAAGCACAGGGAGTGAGCCAAAGGGAGCTTGCCGAAGATCTGCAGGTCGGCATAGCCAGCATAAAGCGATGGGAGACCGGGGCGGTGCAGAGCGAGTCCAAGGATAAGCTCCTTCGCCTGCGGCTTTTGGGAGATGAATCCAGCACCTGCACTGGAGACCGGGAAAGCGGCCTGCACGACCTCCTGGACAAGCTGATCAAGTTCCGGGATGAACGGGACTGGGCCCAGTTCCAGACCCCCAAGAACCTGGCTGTCTCCGTCTCCCTGGAAGCGGCCGAGCTCCTGGAGCATTTCCAGTGGAGCACCGAAGACCGGGACATCCCGCCGGACAAACGCGAGGCCATGGCCGAGGAAGTGGCCGATATCCTCATCTACCTCCTGCTCTTTGCCCACAGGCTGGGTATCGACCCGGTGCAGGCGGCCCAGGACAAGATCGAAAAGAATGCACAGAAGTATCCTGCCGATCTGGTCCGGGGGAAGAGTGATAAGTATACAACGTATTGA
- a CDS encoding addiction module protein has protein sequence MRINELIKEAESLPVEERVVLVESLLRSLNQPESDIDQKWAKIANKRLQEVRSEAVEPVPGQEVFEKIWKRFEG, from the coding sequence ATGAGAATTAATGAGCTTATCAAGGAAGCCGAGTCTTTGCCGGTGGAGGAACGGGTTGTGCTGGTGGAATCGCTCCTGCGGAGCTTGAATCAACCAGAATCAGATATTGACCAAAAATGGGCAAAGATAGCTAACAAGCGTTTACAAGAAGTTCGTTCGGAAGCTGTGGAGCCTGTTCCTGGTCAGGAGGTCTTCGAAAAGATCTGGAAAAGGTTTGAAGGATGA
- a CDS encoding type II toxin-antitoxin system Phd/YefM family antitoxin codes for MHSKHYSIAESKNRLPALIHEAENDEPIFIHRRGKPVAVLLSLEIYTRLTQKRPRSFTQAYDHFQASWQHEPDAALAEDDFDNVRDSALGRNPPL; via the coding sequence ATGCACTCGAAACACTACTCTATAGCTGAGAGCAAGAACCGATTGCCCGCCCTGATCCACGAGGCCGAAAACGACGAACCGATTTTTATTCACCGACGGGGAAAACCAGTCGCGGTGCTGCTGTCCTTGGAGATCTATACACGGCTGACCCAAAAACGTCCTCGTTCATTTACGCAGGCGTATGATCATTTTCAGGCCTCATGGCAGCACGAGCCGGACGCGGCTCTTGCGGAAGATGACTTTGACAATGTGCGCGATTCGGCACTAGGGCGGAACCCTCCATTATGA
- a CDS encoding type II toxin-antitoxin system VapC family toxin gives MTTGYLVDTNIISELLRPVPDSKIVSSFRAAEDQISTACVVWHELIFGARRLPASKKRRRIEAFLFDVLLPSIPILPYDTQAAQWHGKERARLYSIGQPPSFADGQIASIAATNGLVVVTRNTADFEKFDDIAVENWITV, from the coding sequence ATGACAACCGGTTATCTCGTAGACACCAATATTATCTCTGAACTCCTGCGCCCAGTGCCCGACTCCAAGATAGTGTCTTCCTTCCGAGCCGCTGAGGACCAGATCTCCACGGCCTGCGTGGTGTGGCATGAATTGATTTTCGGTGCCCGGCGGCTGCCGGCATCCAAGAAACGCAGACGGATTGAGGCATTTTTGTTCGACGTACTCCTTCCGAGCATACCCATTCTCCCCTATGACACTCAAGCGGCCCAGTGGCATGGGAAAGAAAGAGCCCGCCTTTACTCCATCGGGCAGCCCCCTTCTTTTGCCGACGGCCAAATTGCTTCCATCGCTGCCACAAACGGTTTGGTTGTGGTCACCCGAAACACTGCAGATTTCGAAAAATTTGATGATATTGCAGTCGAAAATTGGATAACGGTCTGA
- a CDS encoding NUDIX domain-containing protein, with amino-acid sequence MPHIHVTCAIIERNGHVLAVQRSANMKLPLKWEFPGGKIWSDEEAKGCLQREIVEELNLEIAVTCELASVTHQYPD; translated from the coding sequence ATGCCCCATATCCACGTCACCTGTGCAATTATTGAGCGAAATGGCCATGTCCTGGCTGTCCAGCGCAGCGCAAATATGAAGCTGCCGCTCAAATGGGAGTTTCCTGGGGGCAAGATTTGGTCTGATGAAGAAGCGAAGGGCTGCCTGCAAAGGGAAATCGTTGAGGAATTGAACCTGGAGATTGCCGTTACCTGTGAGCTGGCCTCAGTTACTCACCAGTATCCTGATTGA
- a CDS encoding nucleotide pyrophosphohydrolase: MDHDLQTLLDKLIKFRDERDWAQFQTPKNLAISISLEATELLEHFQWTTENQDLSPDKRDKMAEEVADILIYLLLFAHRLDIDPVQAAQDKIEKNAKKYPADLVRGKSAKYTEY, translated from the coding sequence ATGGACCACGACCTGCAAACCCTTCTGGACAAACTCATCAAGTTCCGGGACGAGCGGGACTGGGCCCAGTTCCAGACCCCCAAGAACCTGGCCATATCCATCTCTCTGGAGGCGACTGAGCTTTTGGAGCACTTCCAGTGGACTACTGAAAATCAGGACCTCTCGCCGGACAAGCGCGATAAAATGGCCGAGGAGGTGGCCGACATCCTTATCTACCTCCTGCTCTTTGCCCACAGGCTGGACATCGATCCGGTGCAGGCGGCCCAGGACAAGATCGAGAAGAATGCGAAAAAGTATCCTGCTGACCTAGTGCGGGGGAAGAGTGCCAAGTATACGGAGTACTAA
- a CDS encoding phage integrase N-terminal SAM-like domain-containing protein, producing the protein MLPIPQNDINEFNKALLQSAIPESCHNHYRKWLRYFLDFCRKYPPPDSKSEQIRSNELSSVDVKNYLTYLAVQSRVASSTQNQAFNALLFLYRHVLKVDFGDQRDVPRAKKTKYMPGVLSRQEIDSILKCLEYPFDIVFNLLYGCGFRLFECLSLRVQNFNFEDGILTVHGKGDKDRSVPLPQKIMSALKGQLEVVSALHEKDLADGYSGVFLKDSLEKKYPSTAKEFICIHSEGGPSLA; encoded by the coding sequence ATGCTTCCGATTCCACAGAATGATATAAACGAATTCAACAAAGCATTATTACAAAGCGCAATCCCTGAGTCCTGCCATAATCATTACCGGAAATGGCTTCGATATTTTCTTGACTTTTGTCGAAAATACCCACCTCCCGATTCCAAATCCGAACAGATTCGTTCGAATGAACTTTCTTCGGTCGATGTTAAAAACTATCTCACCTATCTGGCCGTGCAATCTCGGGTTGCCTCCTCAACCCAGAATCAGGCTTTCAATGCTTTGTTGTTTCTATACCGTCATGTCCTCAAGGTAGACTTTGGGGATCAACGTGATGTACCCCGCGCTAAAAAAACAAAATACATGCCGGGTGTCCTTTCGCGCCAGGAAATCGACTCGATTTTAAAATGTCTTGAATATCCCTTTGATATCGTATTCAATCTGCTCTACGGATGTGGGTTCCGTCTTTTTGAGTGCCTCAGCCTGCGAGTGCAAAATTTCAATTTTGAGGATGGAATCCTCACAGTACATGGTAAAGGAGACAAGGACCGCTCCGTCCCTCTCCCGCAGAAAATCATGTCAGCCTTAAAGGGCCAGTTAGAGGTTGTGAGTGCACTGCATGAGAAGGACCTTGCGGACGGCTACTCAGGCGTCTTTTTGAAAGACTCACTCGAGAAAAAATATCCGTCTACTGCCAAGGAATTCATCTGTATCCATTCAGAGGGTGGCCCCTCTTTAGCTTGA